CCGCCTGAAGGGCCCGTCGGAGACCCGCCGGAGGCATAAAAAAGAGCTCTGCACTTAGTGCAGAGCTCTTTTTTATGATGAACAATTGTATGACTTACACTTCGCAGTCTTTGAGATAGCCGCAGACGAAGGCGGTGGCGTCCATGGCTTTTTTTCCTTGGGGCTTGATCTCGGGTGTCAGGTAGACTTTGTCGGCTGTGCTGATGGCGAGTTTGCCATTGATTTCACCGAGGACGGTTCCGGGATCGACGCCGGGGGATTCGTCTTCGCCTATTTCGCCGGGGGTGACGTTGAGGCGCAGGACCTTGTCCTGTCCGTTATCCCAGTCGAAGTAGGCTCCGGGCCATGGGTACATGGCGCGGATTTGATTGTGGACCTGCTGTGCCGGGCGATTCCAGTCCACTTCGCCTTCCTCTTTAGTGAGTTTGTGGGCGTAGGTGGCGAGTGTGTCGTCCTGCGGTTTGAAGGCGTAGGCTCCGCGTGCGAGGCGGGCGAGGGCTTCCACAATACAGAGGCCGCCGAGGTCGGCGAGTTCGTCGTGGATTTTTCCGGCGTGATCGTTGTGGCCGATGCGCAGGGCGCGGGCGACCATGACGGGGCCGGTGTCGAGTCCGGCTTCCATCTTCATGATGCTGATGCCGGTGACGATTTCTCCGTCTGCGATGGCGCGCTGGATGGGGGCCGCGCCGCGGTATTTGGGCAGCAGGGAGGCATGGATGTTGAGCGGATGCAGCTTGGGGACGTCGAGAACACCCTGTGGCAGGATGAGTCCGTAGGCGGCCACCACGAGCACATCGGGCTCAAGGGCGGCGAGTTGGTCGATGTCGGCCTGATCCTTGAAGTTCTCGGGCTGGTAGACATCAATGCCGTGTTCCAGCGCCAGCTGTTTGACCGGCGAGGGCTTGCATTTGCGGCCGCGACCGCAGGGGCGGTCGGGCTGGGTGTACACTGCCGCTACGTCGCAGCCGTCGAATTCGATGAGCGCCTTGAGGCTTTGGGCCGCGAAATCGGGCGTGCCCATGAATACGACGCGCAGTTTTTCCGCTACTTCGTCCATCTCTGTGCCTTCTTTCTGTACATGGCCTGCTTGAGTCGGCTGGCCCGGTCCACGATGGTGGTTCCGTCGAGGTGATCGATTTCGTGCTGGAGGATGATGGCGAGGTAGCCGTCGGTCTCGATGCAGAGCTCTTCGCCTTCGAGATTCTTGGCGGTCACCTTGACTCGTTCCGAGCGTTTGACGTTGCCGGTGAATCCGGGGCAGCTCAGGCAGCCTTCCTCGGAGTCCACGGAGCCGTCGCACTCGACGATTTCGGGATTGATGAGCACGCGCAGGTCGCCTCGTTCCTTGGGACCGGTCTGGTCAATGCAGATCAGGCGGATGCCTTCGCCCACCTGCGGGGCTGCGAGGCCGACGCCGTCGTCCGCGTACATGGTTTCCACCATGTGCTCGACCAGTTCCTTTATCTCGGGGGTGATTTCCTCGATCGGCGCTGCCTTTTCTGCGAGCACCGGCTCGGGCCATCTGCAAACTTCCAGCTTCATGCTATGCCTCCGGCGACCGGCAGAGTGTCCCTCTTTGTTCCGTTCGCCAACTCCCGGCCGCGATCATGCCGATGCGGTCGGAGATGTGTTTTATTCTGTCGCGATTCGGGCGGCTTCCGGGTCGGGAAACCGCGCCGGGGAAATCTCTTACATGTTTTGCGCCAAAAGACAACGGACTCGAAACGGTCTGAAATCGATGCGCCCCATGCAAATAAGCATTTAACCGGCAAAGGCAATCGGGAAAAGATTTGCCCGCCGGAACGTAAAAAGGGCGCCCGTTGCCGGACGCCCCTGAATGGATTGAACGGGAAAAGGGTTAGGATTCCTTTTTCTCTTCCTTCTTTTCGCGCAGCTTGATGCCGAGTTCGCGAAGCTGTTTGTTGCCAACTTCGGAGGGAGCTTCGGTCATGAGGCAGGTGGCCTTCTGGGTCTTGGGGAAGGCGATGACGTCGCGGATGGACTTGGCGCCGCACATGATCATGATAAGACGATCAAGGCCGAAGGCGATGCCGCCGTGCGGTGGTGCGCCGAACTTGAGCGCGTCCATGAGGAAGCCGAACTTCTCGCGGGCTTCCTCTTCGTCGATGCCCAGCGCGGAGAACATGGCGTCCTGCTGTTCCGGGGTATGGATGCGGATGGAACCGCCGCCCACTTCGTAGCCGTTGATCACGAGGTCGTAGGCGCGGGCGAGCGCTTCGCCCGGATTTTCCCGGACGGTTCCCAGCTGGCCGGGCTGGGCCGAGGTGAAGGGATGGTG
Above is a window of Desulfovibrio oxyclinae DSM 11498 DNA encoding:
- the fmt gene encoding methionyl-tRNA formyltransferase, whose translation is MDEVAEKLRVVFMGTPDFAAQSLKALIEFDGCDVAAVYTQPDRPCGRGRKCKPSPVKQLALEHGIDVYQPENFKDQADIDQLAALEPDVLVVAAYGLILPQGVLDVPKLHPLNIHASLLPKYRGAAPIQRAIADGEIVTGISIMKMEAGLDTGPVMVARALRIGHNDHAGKIHDELADLGGLCIVEALARLARGAYAFKPQDDTLATYAHKLTKEEGEVDWNRPAQQVHNQIRAMYPWPGAYFDWDNGQDKVLRLNVTPGEIGEDESPGVDPGTVLGEINGKLAISTADKVYLTPEIKPQGKKAMDATAFVCGYLKDCEV
- the def gene encoding peptide deformylase, producing MKLEVCRWPEPVLAEKAAPIEEITPEIKELVEHMVETMYADDGVGLAAPQVGEGIRLICIDQTGPKERGDLRVLINPEIVECDGSVDSEEGCLSCPGFTGNVKRSERVKVTAKNLEGEELCIETDGYLAIILQHEIDHLDGTTIVDRASRLKQAMYRKKAQRWTK